Proteins encoded in a region of the Sulfurimonas marina genome:
- a CDS encoding ester cyclase, producing MLTNKELIRKYYDMWNKKEFDKASEILDENISFRGSLDITAHGLDEFKEYATMLTTAFGDLYHAVEITVVENSLAAVYVTYTGKHIGTILGCEATKNKFNYTGAAFFQFRNSKIVSINVLGDLNSLYKQLH from the coding sequence ATGTTAACAAACAAAGAACTTATCAGAAAATACTACGATATGTGGAACAAAAAAGAGTTTGACAAAGCATCTGAAATTTTAGATGAAAACATCAGCTTTAGAGGTTCTTTAGATATTACAGCTCACGGTCTTGACGAATTTAAAGAGTATGCTACAATGCTTACAACGGCATTTGGAGATCTTTACCATGCAGTTGAAATCACAGTAGTTGAGAACTCTTTAGCAGCGGTATATGTGACATATACGGGTAAACATATCGGAACTATTTTAGGTTGTGAAGCGACAAAAAACAAATTTAATTATACGGGTGCAGCTTTTTTTCAGTTTAGAAACTCTAAAATAGTTTCTATCAATGTTTTAGGTGACTTAAACTCACTCTATAAACAATTACACTAA
- the efp gene encoding elongation factor P, translating to MATIGMGDIKKNVRLIIGEVPYKVVEFQHVKPGKGAAFVRMKIKSFLNGKVVEKTVHAGDKFEVPEITYKTMQFLYDDGEMFQFMDNETYDQIGLTHEQCDDASKWFKDGISVDIIFYKGDAISVTAPETMELVIAETPPNFKGDTSSGSKKPATLETGAVIQVPYHVLEGDTVKVNTVDGEYLEKVK from the coding sequence ATGGCAACAATTGGTATGGGTGATATCAAAAAAAATGTACGTCTTATCATTGGTGAAGTACCGTACAAAGTAGTTGAATTCCAACACGTTAAACCGGGTAAAGGTGCGGCGTTTGTTCGTATGAAAATTAAAAGTTTCCTAAACGGAAAAGTGGTTGAAAAAACTGTTCACGCTGGTGACAAGTTTGAAGTACCAGAAATTACTTACAAAACTATGCAGTTCCTTTATGATGACGGTGAGATGTTCCAATTTATGGATAACGAAACGTATGATCAAATCGGTCTTACTCATGAGCAATGTGATGATGCTTCAAAATGGTTCAAAGACGGTATCAGTGTAGATATCATTTTCTATAAAGGTGATGCTATCTCTGTAACTGCGCCTGAAACTATGGAATTAGTTATTGCTGAAACACCGCCAAACTTCAAAGGTGATACTTCAAGTGGAAGTAAAAAACCTGCAACTCTTGAAACTGGTGCGGTTATTCAAGTACCTTACCACGTTTTAGAAGGTGATACTGTAAAAGTAAACACTGTAGACGGTGAATACTTAGAAAAAGTAAAATAG
- the rimK gene encoding 30S ribosomal protein S6--L-glutamate ligase: MRVYILSRNAELYSTKRLVEAAEQKGWEVRVIDYLKCSIEIMKGELKINYQGKTLPVPDAIIPRIGASRTFYGTAMVRHFEMMEVFTTSGSLAIKRSRDKLRSLQILSKNGVDMPKTIFASNKSSAKDVIALSGGAPLVLKILEGTQGVGVVLVDSEKAAKSVLDAFYGMDVNLLVQEYIEEAGGADIRAFVVNGEVVGAMRRQGAEGDFRSNLHQGGSAVAHKLTRKERATALAAAKHMGLGICGVDMIPSARGPLVMEVNSSPGLEGIEKSTGIDIAGKIMEYIEANVTPDPSTMKKKRPKKDNIGA; this comes from the coding sequence ATGAGAGTATATATATTATCGAGAAATGCGGAGTTGTATTCAACTAAGAGACTTGTTGAAGCGGCAGAACAAAAAGGTTGGGAAGTTAGAGTTATTGATTATCTGAAATGTTCAATCGAGATTATGAAAGGTGAACTGAAAATCAACTATCAAGGTAAGACACTTCCTGTTCCCGATGCAATCATCCCTCGTATAGGGGCAAGTCGTACATTTTACGGAACTGCAATGGTAAGACACTTTGAGATGATGGAAGTGTTTACAACATCGGGAAGTTTAGCGATCAAAAGAAGCCGTGATAAATTACGCTCATTACAGATACTCTCAAAAAACGGCGTAGATATGCCTAAAACTATTTTTGCATCGAATAAATCGAGTGCAAAAGATGTGATCGCACTAAGTGGCGGTGCTCCTTTGGTACTTAAAATTTTAGAAGGTACTCAAGGTGTTGGAGTGGTTTTAGTAGATAGCGAAAAAGCTGCAAAATCGGTTCTTGATGCATTTTACGGAATGGATGTAAACTTACTGGTTCAAGAGTACATTGAAGAAGCGGGCGGTGCAGACATTAGAGCATTTGTTGTTAACGGTGAAGTGGTCGGTGCTATGCGTCGTCAAGGTGCTGAGGGAGATTTTAGATCAAACCTGCATCAAGGTGGAAGTGCAGTAGCGCATAAACTTACACGTAAAGAGCGTGCAACAGCGCTTGCAGCTGCAAAACATATGGGTCTTGGAATCTGCGGTGTAGATATGATCCCTTCAGCTCGCGGACCGCTTGTTATGGAGGTAAACTCTTCACCCGGACTTGAAGGGATAGAAAAATCAACGGGTATTGATATTGCAGGAAAAATTATGGAATATATTGAAGCAAATGTAACACCTGATCCAAGTACTATGAAAAAGAAAAGACCGAAAAAAGATAACATTGGAGCGTAG
- a CDS encoding endonuclease, which produces MIKKILLLTLFTTLVFGANESFSKSKKMLNQIYKGHQVTIYCDCKYNYKNKNNMIDRDSCGYIPRNEYTKKGKRNERARRIEWEHLIPAENFGRQFSCWREGDAQCVKKNGKSYKGRKCCEKVNQQYRLMQADMHNLFPAVGELNGDRKNFRFDFEEASGGQYGACKFDVLFKEKRAKVKEELRGVIARDYLYFNKRYGMKLSKQELQKFTTWNKLYPPTEWEKERNEKIEKLQGNRNPFILKVSH; this is translated from the coding sequence ATGATAAAAAAGATACTTTTACTTACACTTTTTACTACATTGGTTTTTGGGGCTAATGAGTCATTTAGCAAGTCAAAAAAAATGTTAAATCAGATCTACAAAGGGCATCAGGTTACGATCTACTGTGACTGTAAATACAACTATAAAAATAAAAACAATATGATTGACAGAGATTCTTGCGGTTATATTCCTCGCAACGAGTACACAAAAAAAGGCAAACGTAATGAAAGAGCCAGACGTATAGAGTGGGAGCATCTCATACCTGCAGAAAACTTTGGACGTCAGTTTAGCTGTTGGCGTGAAGGTGATGCCCAGTGTGTAAAGAAAAACGGCAAAAGCTATAAAGGGAGAAAGTGCTGCGAGAAGGTGAATCAGCAGTACCGACTTATGCAGGCTGATATGCACAACCTTTTTCCTGCCGTTGGAGAGCTAAACGGTGACAGAAAAAACTTCCGTTTTGATTTTGAAGAAGCTAGCGGGGGACAATACGGAGCGTGTAAGTTTGATGTACTTTTTAAAGAAAAAAGAGCCAAGGTAAAAGAGGAATTAAGAGGCGTTATTGCCAGAGATTATCTCTATTTTAACAAGCGCTACGGGATGAAACTTTCAAAACAGGAACTCCAAAAGTTCACTACATGGAATAAACTCTATCCGCCAACTGAATGGGAGAAAGAGCGAAATGAAAAGATTGAAAAACTCCAAGGAAACCGCAACCCGTTTATACTTAAAGTTTCACATTAG
- a CDS encoding succinylglutamate desuccinylase/aspartoacylase family protein: MENESLKIGGVEIKKGTSTTINIPLPKLYNTPTNLLLNVIRGKKEGPVVFISAAIHGDELNGIEIIRRLKKLSILKKIRGTLILVPVVNVYGMMNLSRYLPDRRDLNRSFPGSSKGSLAARIAKIFFDEVVSKCSLGIDLHTGSIHKTNLPQIRTNLDNEYTGKLAKIFEAPVVLHSELRDGSLRAEAQENGVPILLYEAGEALRFDESSIRIGVKGIINVLRENGNLPKIKEKSKKKVPIVTRSSKWIRSNSSGVLRTIKALGDTVETDDILAYIDDPLGGESTEILSPFRGVVIGKSQIPLAQEGDAVFHIANISNLNVAENKIEYFSENAIEESEFHELNNEEIIE, encoded by the coding sequence TTGGAAAATGAATCTTTAAAAATTGGCGGTGTTGAGATAAAAAAAGGGACCTCTACAACTATAAACATCCCTTTACCGAAACTCTACAATACACCGACAAACCTTCTTTTAAACGTGATTCGCGGGAAAAAAGAGGGTCCGGTTGTTTTTATTAGTGCTGCGATTCACGGTGATGAGTTAAACGGCATTGAGATTATAAGACGACTTAAAAAGCTAAGTATCTTAAAAAAGATACGCGGAACATTGATCCTAGTACCTGTTGTAAACGTATACGGGATGATGAACCTCTCCCGCTATCTACCCGATCGAAGGGATTTAAACAGAAGTTTTCCGGGAAGTTCAAAAGGTTCTCTGGCTGCCAGAATTGCAAAGATATTTTTTGATGAAGTAGTTTCAAAATGTTCTTTGGGAATCGATCTTCATACCGGTTCTATCCATAAAACAAATCTACCTCAGATTCGTACAAACCTAGATAATGAATATACTGGAAAACTTGCAAAGATTTTCGAAGCACCTGTTGTCTTACACTCTGAACTTCGAGACGGTTCACTTCGAGCTGAAGCACAGGAAAACGGAGTGCCTATCTTACTTTACGAAGCAGGGGAGGCTCTGCGATTTGATGAGAGTTCGATTCGCATCGGTGTAAAAGGGATCATAAACGTGCTGCGTGAAAACGGAAATTTACCGAAGATTAAAGAGAAAAGTAAAAAGAAGGTTCCTATTGTTACAAGAAGCAGTAAATGGATCCGTTCAAACAGCAGTGGAGTACTCAGAACTATAAAAGCGCTTGGCGATACCGTGGAAACTGATGATATCTTAGCGTATATAGATGATCCGCTAGGTGGTGAATCGACAGAGATTTTATCCCCTTTTAGAGGCGTAGTAATAGGAAAGTCTCAAATCCCTTTGGCACAGGAGGGGGATGCTGTTTTTCATATTGCCAATATATCCAACTTAAATGTAGCGGAAAATAAGATAGAATACTTTAGTGAAAATGCTATTGAAGAAAGTGAGTTTCATGAACTCAATAATGAAGAAATAATCGAGTAG
- a CDS encoding DcaP family trimeric outer membrane transporter yields MFKSCSRIALAALISTQAFGETSKEDVETRLANLESWMQESKQQKGSLELKTEKTVLSVGGRVELLVRGAAPTSKNIAGSILKADSEENMHLNFDAANSRVWVKTKTPSNYGMIRTLIETDFAGSVTGTQANTNSSGLRLRHAYVQVGNWTVGQTNSAFNSVVTLDIIELPINDMLVRQPLIRYTFEQSSLSYDISFEQPETTLRDENGTMVAPQDDILPDLVLRARYYPKWGEAGIAFLGRYINQEEIGKDSAFGWGTNISAKFNVGSDDIRIGGQYGVGLGRYIAYNSYATGSMDAQGNIKLQATYGGDIGYRHWWTRELRSTLSFAFSGTKNNDEVQKLDTNTKEAYTTTANLLWSPVLNSLVGLEYTKTKLKAQSGLKSDLDALTLCLRYDF; encoded by the coding sequence ATGTTCAAAAGCTGTTCTAGAATTGCATTGGCAGCCCTGATCTCTACGCAAGCGTTTGGAGAAACGTCAAAAGAGGATGTTGAAACACGTTTGGCAAACTTAGAGAGCTGGATGCAGGAGAGCAAACAACAAAAAGGCTCTTTGGAGTTAAAAACAGAAAAAACTGTTTTGAGTGTCGGCGGTAGAGTTGAACTTTTAGTCCGTGGTGCCGCACCTACATCTAAAAATATAGCAGGCAGTATTTTAAAGGCGGATAGCGAAGAGAATATGCATCTTAATTTTGATGCCGCAAACAGCAGGGTATGGGTAAAAACAAAAACACCTTCAAACTACGGGATGATAAGAACTCTGATCGAGACAGATTTTGCAGGCTCGGTAACAGGTACACAGGCAAATACAAATTCAAGTGGTTTAAGACTGCGTCATGCATATGTACAGGTTGGAAACTGGACGGTAGGGCAGACCAACTCCGCATTTAACAGTGTCGTAACACTAGACATCATAGAGTTGCCGATCAACGATATGCTGGTACGTCAACCGCTTATTAGATATACGTTCGAGCAAAGCTCTCTTAGTTATGACATCTCGTTTGAACAGCCTGAGACTACTCTACGTGATGAAAACGGTACTATGGTTGCTCCGCAAGATGACATACTGCCGGACCTTGTTCTTCGTGCACGATACTATCCAAAATGGGGAGAGGCCGGGATCGCTTTTCTTGGAAGATACATCAACCAAGAAGAGATCGGAAAAGATAGTGCCTTTGGATGGGGTACGAATATCTCCGCAAAGTTCAATGTAGGATCTGATGATATCCGCATCGGGGGACAATACGGTGTAGGTCTTGGAAGATACATCGCTTACAACTCTTATGCGACAGGTTCAATGGATGCCCAGGGGAACATTAAACTTCAAGCTACATATGGGGGAGATATAGGATATCGCCATTGGTGGACACGTGAGTTACGTTCTACACTCTCTTTTGCATTTAGCGGTACGAAAAACAATGACGAAGTGCAAAAGCTCGATACAAATACAAAAGAGGCGTATACGACAACGGCAAACCTCTTATGGAGTCCTGTTTTAAACTCTTTAGTGGGGCTTGAATACACAAAAACAAAACTCAAAGCACAAAGTGGACTAAAAAGCGATTTAGACGCCTTGACACTCTGTTTGAGATACGATTTTTAA
- a CDS encoding ATP-dependent zinc protease family protein, producing the protein MDKRIIGRREKISILDLELYDLDAKVDTGADSSALHCDHIVVEGETVSFTLLDDVHEAYNDKRFSLPIYKIKKVKSSNGELQIRPSIKVDVEFFGKKYKSVISLTDRKDMKFPMLIGRKFLKDKFLVDVALEYVAN; encoded by the coding sequence ATGGATAAGAGAATAATTGGGCGCAGGGAAAAAATTTCAATACTTGATTTGGAACTGTATGATCTTGATGCAAAAGTAGATACGGGAGCTGATTCGAGTGCTTTGCATTGTGATCACATAGTTGTAGAGGGAGAGACGGTAAGTTTTACACTCTTAGATGATGTTCATGAAGCATATAACGATAAACGTTTTTCGTTACCTATTTATAAAATTAAAAAGGTAAAAAGCTCAAATGGTGAACTACAAATCAGACCATCTATAAAAGTGGACGTAGAATTTTTCGGAAAAAAATATAAGAGTGTTATCTCTTTAACAGATAGAAAAGATATGAAGTTTCCAATGTTGATTGGAAGAAAGTTTTTAAAAGACAAGTTTTTAGTGGATGTCGCACTAGAGTATGTAGCAAATTAA
- a CDS encoding mechanosensitive ion channel domain-containing protein: MKTFFLLFTLVVFLFGAEEEKNIWGNDNIWIKTYTNAKNYKIIINNIVKIESKIKRAKNNPVLLSELNQRLELQKSKLDLYEQNKGFDTLLYPYKFTMPNVNLYEYLSKKTRNELDHKIERYIVLKNDFYLAISMLKNDAKKHKNVSKKDIAYFEEFKENVDKTYLNLLDAKSELQSRYKEYETQSLQKHLITLFVFVISYLLYKTFFWLTRKRNRFLTVLYVLFLLGFLVFRYIDDLLYFITFLSVAAAALTLALREVILNLAASVYILFSNVIRIGDRIMVQFETKHTIGDIVDISLMKIKLHEIGDYTNLKEVKNVGRTIYLPNSYIFTKVFYNYSRKKDGFINNLVEFEFSVDSDFDRIESVTHEVMDELGLIHTISFSLNNLKTGVVAMISYETNYQMASQNRGEISIKLLRAYKNDEAIILKAAKASAKKASDGASE; the protein is encoded by the coding sequence ATGAAAACATTTTTTTTACTTTTTACACTTGTTGTTTTTCTTTTTGGAGCCGAAGAGGAAAAGAATATATGGGGAAATGACAATATATGGATTAAAACATATACAAATGCAAAAAACTATAAGATTATCATAAATAATATTGTAAAAATAGAGAGTAAAATTAAACGTGCGAAAAACAATCCCGTTCTTTTGTCAGAGTTAAACCAGCGACTTGAACTGCAAAAATCAAAACTTGATCTTTATGAGCAAAACAAAGGGTTTGACACACTCTTATACCCATATAAGTTTACGATGCCAAACGTAAATCTTTATGAATACCTCTCTAAAAAAACAAGAAATGAACTCGACCATAAGATCGAGCGTTACATTGTGCTGAAAAACGATTTTTATCTTGCGATCTCAATGCTGAAGAATGATGCAAAAAAGCATAAAAATGTCTCAAAAAAAGATATTGCTTATTTTGAAGAGTTTAAAGAAAATGTAGATAAAACATATCTCAATTTACTTGATGCCAAATCTGAGCTGCAAAGCAGATACAAAGAGTATGAAACACAAAGTTTGCAAAAGCATCTTATCACTCTTTTTGTATTTGTCATCTCATATCTGCTTTATAAAACCTTCTTTTGGCTAACACGAAAAAGAAATCGCTTCCTTACTGTTCTTTATGTTCTTTTTCTCTTAGGCTTTTTAGTTTTTCGTTATATTGATGATCTGCTTTATTTCATCACTTTTTTAAGTGTCGCTGCAGCTGCACTTACACTTGCACTTCGTGAGGTGATTTTAAACCTTGCGGCCTCTGTGTATATTCTCTTTAGCAACGTGATAAGAATCGGCGATAGAATTATGGTGCAGTTTGAAACAAAACACACGATCGGAGATATTGTAGATATCTCACTAATGAAGATAAAACTTCATGAAATAGGGGATTATACAAACCTAAAAGAGGTGAAAAACGTAGGAAGAACTATCTACCTGCCAAACAGTTATATCTTTACCAAAGTGTTTTATAACTACTCAAGAAAAAAAGATGGTTTTATCAACAACCTTGTTGAGTTTGAATTCTCTGTTGATAGTGATTTTGACCGTATTGAGAGTGTTACACACGAGGTGATGGATGAGCTTGGACTGATACATACTATTTCGTTCTCGCTGAATAATTTAAAAACGGGTGTAGTGGCAATGATTTCGTATGAAACAAACTATCAAATGGCTTCACAAAACAGGGGAGAGATATCTATAAAACTGTTGCGTGCATATAAAAATGATGAGGCTATTATTTTAAAAGCTGCAAAAGCTTCGGCAAAAAAAGCCTCTGACGGTGCTAGTGAGTAG
- a CDS encoding DUF3050 domain-containing protein codes for MSTFPLEEIAEYREKLAQHPVYAAVKSMDDLNVFMAHHVYSVWDFMSLAKYLQNCFAPSQTPWMPRANTDVQRFINDIILEEETDLGLPLADGTPTYSSHFELYTQAMEEVKAGSSQNVYSFLKSVQYSSVDEAFNTQIAPFASQEFMKTTFGFIKSDKPHLIAAAFALGREHIIPKMFRALLEKMAIKQEDIQVFHYYLERHIELDSDHHGPMSLKMLEILCEDNPEKIEEAKQAAIEAIEARIKFWDGVLEAIEQERAFNSYSRKSITAY; via the coding sequence ATGTCAACTTTTCCATTAGAAGAAATCGCAGAATATAGAGAAAAACTAGCACAGCACCCTGTCTATGCAGCAGTAAAAAGCATGGATGATCTCAATGTTTTTATGGCGCACCATGTCTACTCTGTTTGGGACTTTATGTCTTTGGCTAAATACCTGCAAAACTGCTTTGCACCTTCACAAACTCCTTGGATGCCGCGAGCCAATACAGATGTACAAAGATTTATAAACGACATCATCCTCGAAGAAGAAACTGATCTGGGACTTCCCCTTGCAGACGGTACACCTACTTATTCAAGCCACTTTGAACTCTATACACAGGCGATGGAAGAGGTAAAAGCAGGCAGTTCTCAAAATGTATATTCATTTTTAAAGAGTGTGCAATACTCTTCTGTGGATGAAGCTTTCAATACACAGATTGCACCTTTTGCTTCTCAAGAGTTTATGAAAACTACATTTGGTTTTATAAAGAGTGACAAACCTCATCTTATTGCAGCTGCTTTTGCTCTTGGACGTGAACATATCATCCCAAAAATGTTTCGCGCACTCTTAGAGAAAATGGCTATAAAACAAGAAGATATACAAGTGTTTCACTACTATCTTGAACGCCACATAGAACTAGACAGCGATCACCATGGTCCTATGTCACTAAAGATGTTGGAAATCCTTTGTGAGGATAATCCAGAAAAGATTGAAGAAGCCAAACAAGCAGCAATTGAAGCGATTGAAGCGAGAATAAAATTCTGGGACGGTGTTTTAGAGGCTATAGAGCAAGAAAGAGCATTTAATTCATACTCACGTAAAAGCATTACAGCCTACTAA
- a CDS encoding mechanosensitive ion channel domain-containing protein → MSTNIFYTVVTIVLTFMLIKTISFSLGKIAGVKGVSRRRLFYIIKFFNIMIYISLFIVLATIWGVKFNGLMVFLSSIFAVIGIALFAQWSILSNLTSSIIIFFTFPAKVGDRVKVLDGDDSITGEIKEITPFQIEIEDDEHNTILYPNNLFLQKPIVKLAKKPIEETPTH, encoded by the coding sequence ATGTCTACAAATATTTTTTACACAGTCGTTACAATTGTTCTGACATTTATGCTGATTAAAACGATCTCTTTTTCGCTTGGAAAAATTGCAGGCGTTAAAGGGGTAAGCAGAAGACGACTTTTTTATATCATTAAGTTTTTTAACATTATGATATATATCTCCCTGTTTATAGTTCTGGCAACTATCTGGGGTGTAAAATTTAACGGGCTTATGGTCTTTTTATCATCTATATTTGCCGTCATTGGTATCGCACTTTTTGCCCAGTGGTCAATACTTAGCAACCTGACATCAAGCATCATTATCTTTTTTACTTTTCCTGCAAAAGTTGGTGACAGAGTAAAAGTACTTGACGGAGATGATTCTATAACGGGTGAGATTAAAGAGATCACACCTTTTCAGATCGAGATAGAAGATGATGAACATAATACCATCCTCTATCCCAACAATCTGTTTTTACAAAAACCGATCGTAAAACTGGCAAAAAAACCTATAGAGGAAACTCCTACTCACTAG